A single region of the Limimonas halophila genome encodes:
- a CDS encoding DUF3429 domain-containing protein codes for MSDRAVSGGAAAGADVPRPAAVYGGAGLIPFVACTVLVWVLPPGWANFALDVLLGYGAVILSFLGAVHWGLALADPGGARADAGWRRLGWSVTPALLAWVSLVLVPLGGLVLQVIGFTAAFFADLRAVRLGRVPAWYRRLRRPLTVVVLLCLAAAAVRVAVIG; via the coding sequence GTGAGCGATCGGGCGGTATCCGGCGGCGCGGCGGCCGGCGCGGACGTGCCGCGGCCGGCGGCCGTCTACGGCGGCGCCGGGCTGATTCCCTTCGTCGCGTGCACCGTCCTGGTTTGGGTGCTGCCGCCCGGCTGGGCGAACTTCGCGCTCGACGTGCTGCTGGGCTACGGGGCCGTGATCCTGAGCTTCCTGGGCGCGGTGCACTGGGGGCTGGCGCTGGCCGACCCGGGCGGCGCACGCGCGGATGCCGGCTGGCGGCGGCTGGGTTGGTCGGTGACGCCGGCGCTGCTCGCCTGGGTGTCGCTGGTGCTGGTGCCGCTGGGCGGGCTGGTGCTCCAGGTGATCGGCTTCACGGCCGCCTTCTTCGCCGATCTGCGCGCCGTGCGCCTGGGGCGGGTTCCGGCGTGGTACCGCCGCCTGCGCCGGCCGCTGACGGTGGTGGTGCTGCTGTGCCTCGCGGCGGCGGCCGTCCGGGTGGCTGTCATCGGTTAA
- a CDS encoding RNA methyltransferase — MRGYFGIGVENISKPMNLGNLLRSANAFGASFFFTVNAAFDAEQVAMSDTSDAVRHLPLYTYAGVDALQLPHKCRLIGVEFTEESAELPSFYHPVAAAYILGRERGSLSPEMQARCDALVKIPTKFCVNVGVAGAIVMYDRVISLGRFARRPLNERSAPGPAAKPGRPAQPSDAAPER, encoded by the coding sequence ATGCGGGGTTATTTCGGGATCGGCGTCGAAAACATCAGCAAGCCCATGAACTTGGGCAACCTGCTGCGGTCGGCCAACGCCTTCGGCGCCAGCTTCTTCTTCACGGTGAACGCCGCGTTCGACGCGGAGCAGGTGGCCATGTCCGACACCTCGGACGCGGTGCGGCACCTGCCGCTCTACACCTACGCCGGGGTGGACGCGCTGCAGCTGCCGCACAAGTGCCGCCTGATCGGGGTGGAATTCACCGAGGAATCGGCGGAGCTTCCCTCCTTTTATCACCCCGTGGCCGCCGCCTATATTCTGGGCCGGGAACGCGGCAGCCTGTCGCCCGAGATGCAGGCGCGCTGCGACGCCCTGGTCAAGATCCCGACAAAGTTCTGCGTGAACGTCGGGGTCGCGGGCGCGATCGTCATGTACGACAGGGTCATCAGTCTCGGCCGCTTCGCCCGGCGGCCGCTCAACGAACGAAGCGCACCGGGCCCGGCCGCCAAGCCGGGCCGCCCGGCGCAGCCGAGCGATGCTGCGCCCGAGAGGTGA
- a CDS encoding 4a-hydroxytetrahydrobiopterin dehydratase: MAGVLSQAERDSALAELDGWTAVEGRDAIHKSYTFKTFNQAFAFMTRVALAAEKMDHHPEWFNVYNRVDITLSSHDVGGVSQRDVDLAKKAERFAASFG; this comes from the coding sequence ATGGCCGGTGTTCTCAGCCAGGCCGAACGCGACAGCGCGCTCGCCGAGCTGGACGGCTGGACAGCCGTCGAGGGGCGCGACGCGATCCACAAGTCCTACACGTTCAAGACCTTCAACCAAGCCTTCGCGTTCATGACCCGCGTGGCGCTCGCTGCGGAAAAGATGGACCACCACCCGGAGTGGTTCAACGTTTACAACCGCGTGGACATCACGCTTTCGAGCCACGACGTCGGCGGCGTGAGCCAGCGCGACGTCGATCTGGCGAAGAAGGCGGAGCGCTTCGCGGCCAGTTTCGGCTGA
- the rsmI gene encoding 16S rRNA (cytidine(1402)-2'-O)-methyltransferase yields MSPSQPSRPSDPSQAASPAAEASGADIPRQAEGVLHVVATPIGNLQDISLRALDILRQTDAVVCEDTRVTGKLLAAHGLQCPLVSYHEHNAERRRPELLARLDAGETLALVSDAGTPLISDPGYKLVRAAQDAGIPVRSVPGASAAVAALAVAGLPTDRFFFQGFLPHKTKARRDTLAELAAVPASLVVYESPQRLGASLADMAAVLGAREAAVVRELTKRFEETRRATLPELAAHYGETTAKGEIVVVVAPPVPAEPPGEAELDARLRAALAGQSVRDAVSEVTRETGLPRKQVYKRALTIKDEDG; encoded by the coding sequence ATGTCGCCGTCCCAGCCATCGCGCCCTTCCGATCCCTCGCAGGCGGCGTCTCCCGCCGCGGAGGCTAGCGGTGCCGATATCCCCCGGCAAGCCGAGGGGGTTCTTCACGTCGTCGCCACCCCCATCGGCAACCTGCAGGACATCAGCCTGCGCGCGCTCGACATCCTGCGCCAGACCGACGCCGTGGTCTGCGAGGACACCCGCGTCACCGGCAAGCTGCTGGCCGCGCACGGGCTTCAGTGCCCCCTGGTGTCCTACCACGAGCACAACGCCGAGCGGCGCCGGCCCGAGTTGCTCGCGCGCCTGGACGCCGGGGAAACCCTGGCCTTGGTGTCCGACGCCGGCACGCCGCTGATCTCCGATCCCGGCTACAAGCTGGTGCGCGCGGCGCAGGACGCGGGCATCCCCGTGCGTTCGGTGCCGGGCGCCTCGGCGGCCGTGGCGGCGCTGGCCGTCGCCGGGCTGCCCACCGACCGCTTTTTCTTCCAGGGCTTCCTGCCGCACAAGACCAAGGCGCGCCGCGACACCCTGGCCGAGCTGGCGGCCGTGCCGGCGAGCCTCGTGGTCTACGAATCGCCGCAGCGCCTGGGCGCCAGCCTCGCCGACATGGCCGCCGTGCTGGGCGCGCGCGAGGCCGCCGTGGTGCGCGAGCTCACCAAGCGCTTCGAGGAAACGCGCCGCGCCACCCTTCCCGAGCTGGCCGCGCACTATGGCGAAACGACGGCAAAGGGCGAGATCGTCGTCGTCGTCGCGCCGCCCGTGCCCGCCGAGCCGCCCGGCGAGGCCGAGCTGGACGCGCGCCTGCGCGCCGCCCTGGCCGGGCAGAGCGTGCGCGACGCCGTGAGCGAGGTGACGCGGGAAACCGGGCTGCCGCGCAAGCAGGTCTACAAGCGCGCGCTGACGATCAAGGACGAAGATGGATGA
- a CDS encoding YraN family protein, which translates to MKGWRAETLAAWWLRLKGYRILARRHATPVGEIDLIARRGRCLAFVEVKARPDSATARHAIAPRQRRRIARAAEAYLQRRPELHGHDLRFDAVLVVPGRWPQHLPNAF; encoded by the coding sequence ATGAAGGGCTGGCGCGCGGAGACGCTGGCGGCGTGGTGGCTGCGGCTGAAGGGCTACCGCATCCTCGCCCGGCGCCACGCCACGCCCGTCGGCGAGATCGACCTGATCGCCCGGCGTGGGCGCTGCCTCGCCTTCGTCGAGGTCAAGGCACGCCCCGACTCCGCGACCGCGCGCCACGCCATCGCGCCGCGCCAGCGCCGGCGCATCGCGCGCGCCGCCGAAGCCTACCTCCAGCGCCGGCCCGAGCTGCACGGCCATGACCTGCGCTTCGACGCCGTTCTCGTGGTGCCGGGGCGGTGGCCGCAGCATCTGCCCAATGCGTTCTGA
- a CDS encoding acetoacetate--CoA ligase: MSTPMWEPSPERVQQANVTQFLDRLASKWDVHCDSFDELWRYSVRDGDAMATFWRALWDYSGVIAAQQGDTVIQDYPKMPGARFFPDAKLNYAENLLRRRDSADAIVFWGEDQVRRSLTHGELYDRVARLTQVLREEGVQPGDRVAACLPNMPETVIALLATAAVGGIFSSCSPDFGTEVVMDRFGQIEPKVLLVTDAYYYNGKARDARATAVEVANRLPSLNRVLLVPYAGDGDASPIPKGQRIDEAEARHPAGAIDFEPMPFNHPVYILFTSGTTGKPKCIAHSAGGVLLKHLCEHQLHADIKAGDRVYYFTTCGWMMWNWLVSGLASGATIVLYDGSPLYPDWRTQFRMAEQERVTFFGTSAKFIDHLGNEGARPKDEFDLSPLRTIASTGSPLMAEGFDAVYNNVKTDVHLSSISGGTDIVGCFVDGNPVGPVYRGEIQTPVLGMDVDIYDQQGNSLPPGEKGELVCRQPFPSMPPFFWNDPGGERFHKAYFATFPGIWHHGDFAAKTETGGFIIYGRSDATLNPGGVRIGTAEIYRQVEKLDEVLESIVAGQQTGDDERVVLFVRLVEGQELTDELVERIKTTIRKGASPRHVPARVLQVPDIPRTRSGKIVELAVADVLHGREVRNRDALANPEALEHFTNVPD, from the coding sequence ATGTCGACGCCGATGTGGGAGCCGTCGCCCGAGCGCGTGCAGCAGGCCAACGTCACGCAGTTTCTCGACCGTCTCGCCAGCAAGTGGGACGTCCACTGCGACAGCTTCGACGAGCTGTGGCGGTATTCCGTGCGCGACGGCGACGCCATGGCGACCTTCTGGCGCGCGCTTTGGGATTATTCGGGGGTGATCGCCGCGCAACAGGGCGACACCGTCATTCAGGACTACCCCAAGATGCCGGGGGCGCGCTTCTTTCCGGACGCCAAGCTGAACTACGCGGAGAACCTGCTGCGTCGGCGCGACAGCGCGGACGCCATCGTCTTCTGGGGCGAGGACCAGGTCCGCCGCAGCCTGACCCACGGCGAGCTGTACGACCGCGTCGCGCGGCTGACGCAGGTGCTGCGCGAGGAGGGCGTCCAGCCGGGCGACCGCGTGGCCGCCTGCCTGCCCAACATGCCGGAGACGGTGATCGCGCTGCTGGCCACCGCGGCCGTCGGCGGCATCTTCAGCTCGTGCTCGCCCGACTTCGGCACCGAGGTGGTCATGGACCGCTTCGGCCAGATCGAGCCCAAGGTGCTGCTGGTCACCGACGCCTACTACTACAACGGCAAGGCGCGCGACGCCCGCGCGACGGCCGTGGAGGTCGCGAACCGGCTGCCCTCGCTCAACCGCGTGCTGCTGGTCCCCTACGCGGGCGACGGGGATGCGAGCCCCATCCCCAAGGGCCAGCGGATCGACGAGGCCGAGGCGCGCCATCCGGCGGGCGCGATCGACTTTGAGCCCATGCCGTTTAACCACCCGGTCTATATTCTTTTCACGTCCGGAACGACCGGGAAACCGAAATGCATCGCCCATTCGGCTGGCGGCGTGCTGCTCAAGCATCTGTGCGAGCACCAGCTCCACGCCGACATCAAGGCCGGCGACCGGGTGTACTACTTCACCACCTGCGGCTGGATGATGTGGAACTGGCTGGTCTCCGGCCTGGCGAGCGGCGCGACGATCGTGCTCTACGACGGCTCGCCGCTCTACCCGGACTGGCGCACGCAGTTCCGCATGGCCGAGCAGGAGCGCGTGACCTTCTTCGGCACCAGCGCCAAGTTCATCGACCACCTGGGCAACGAGGGCGCGCGGCCCAAGGACGAGTTCGACCTCTCGCCCTTGCGCACGATCGCCTCGACCGGCTCGCCGCTGATGGCGGAGGGCTTCGACGCCGTCTACAACAATGTGAAAACCGACGTGCACCTGTCCTCGATCTCCGGCGGCACGGACATCGTCGGCTGCTTCGTGGACGGCAATCCGGTCGGCCCCGTCTACCGCGGCGAGATCCAGACGCCCGTGCTGGGCATGGACGTCGACATCTACGACCAGCAGGGCAATTCCCTGCCGCCGGGCGAGAAGGGCGAGCTGGTGTGCCGGCAGCCCTTCCCGTCGATGCCGCCCTTCTTCTGGAACGATCCGGGTGGGGAGCGCTTCCACAAGGCCTACTTCGCCACCTTCCCGGGCATCTGGCACCACGGCGACTTCGCGGCGAAGACGGAGACCGGCGGCTTCATCATCTACGGCCGCTCGGACGCCACGCTGAACCCCGGCGGCGTGCGCATCGGCACGGCGGAGATCTACCGTCAGGTGGAAAAGCTGGACGAGGTGCTGGAATCCATCGTCGCCGGGCAGCAGACGGGCGACGACGAGCGCGTGGTGCTCTTCGTGCGCCTCGTCGAAGGCCAGGAGCTGACCGACGAGCTGGTCGAGCGCATTAAGACGACGATCCGCAAGGGCGCCTCGCCGCGCCATGTGCCCGCCCGCGTGCTCCAGGTGCCGGATATCCCGCGCACGCGCTCGGGCAAGATCGTGGAGCTGGCGGTGGCCGACGTGCTCCACGGCCGCGAGGTGCGCAACCGCGACGCCCTCGCCAACCCCGAAGCGCTGGAACACTTCACCAACGTGCCAGACTGA
- a CDS encoding penicillin-binding protein activator, whose translation MAGTATWLGYRLARLAAGAALAVLAAACSTTADRERAAAEAEAQPEPQRPAVEPREVPLVGEQLRDRDTEPPQLDVEPQRAAPPDIELQPPDTGPDRQRVALLLPLSGDNAGLGRAMQRAAQLALFDIADKQFELIVRDTEGTADGAKTAARAAVDAGANLILGPVFSSSVRAVTPVARGARVPVLAFSNNRRVAQAGVYVMGHMPGPQVQRVVGFASSRGLSRFAALVPDNGYGEIVTSALREAARRTGGELAAHERFEPGSRDVSGPVKRLSDYGERKQALKERIAEVKQRNGDGADATLDKLKTMDALGQAPFDAVLVPVGGKRLKAVAPMLSYYDVDPSEVQFLGTSTWADPSLGTEPALVGGWFAAPSPKGWKRFAGQYQDAYGEAPPRLASLAYDATALAAVLARQAPEGERTGPSVYAADRLTQRSGFAGVDGLFRLSPDGMVERRYAVMEMQRNELKVLDPAPDSFRAVTN comes from the coding sequence ATGGCTGGGACGGCGACATGGCTCGGATACCGGCTGGCGCGGCTGGCGGCGGGTGCGGCGCTGGCCGTGCTTGCGGCGGCCTGCTCCACGACGGCGGACCGGGAGCGTGCCGCCGCCGAGGCCGAGGCACAACCCGAACCGCAGCGCCCGGCGGTCGAGCCGCGCGAGGTGCCGCTGGTCGGCGAGCAGCTGCGCGACCGGGACACCGAGCCGCCGCAGCTGGACGTCGAGCCGCAGCGTGCCGCGCCGCCCGACATCGAGTTGCAGCCGCCCGACACCGGCCCGGACCGCCAGCGCGTGGCGCTGCTGCTGCCGCTCAGCGGCGACAACGCGGGCCTCGGCCGCGCCATGCAGCGGGCGGCGCAGCTCGCGCTCTTCGACATCGCGGACAAGCAGTTCGAGCTGATCGTCCGCGACACCGAGGGCACGGCGGACGGCGCCAAGACCGCCGCGCGCGCGGCCGTGGACGCCGGCGCGAACCTCATCCTGGGGCCGGTGTTCTCCAGCTCCGTGCGCGCCGTAACCCCCGTGGCGCGCGGCGCCCGGGTCCCGGTGCTGGCCTTTTCCAACAACCGCCGCGTGGCACAGGCGGGCGTCTACGTCATGGGCCACATGCCCGGCCCGCAGGTGCAGCGCGTCGTGGGCTTCGCCAGCAGCCGCGGGCTGTCGCGCTTCGCCGCCCTGGTGCCGGACAACGGCTACGGCGAGATCGTCACGAGCGCCCTGCGCGAGGCGGCCCGGCGGACCGGCGGCGAGCTGGCGGCGCACGAGCGCTTCGAACCCGGCAGCCGCGACGTCTCCGGCCCGGTCAAGCGGCTGAGCGATTACGGCGAGCGCAAACAGGCGCTGAAAGAGCGCATCGCCGAGGTGAAGCAGCGCAACGGCGACGGCGCGGACGCCACCCTGGACAAGCTCAAGACGATGGACGCGCTCGGGCAGGCCCCCTTCGACGCCGTGCTCGTGCCCGTGGGTGGCAAGCGGTTGAAGGCCGTTGCGCCCATGCTGTCCTATTACGATGTCGACCCCTCGGAGGTGCAGTTCCTCGGCACCTCCACCTGGGCGGACCCGAGCCTGGGCACCGAGCCGGCGCTCGTGGGCGGCTGGTTCGCCGCGCCCTCGCCCAAGGGCTGGAAGCGCTTCGCCGGGCAGTACCAGGACGCCTACGGCGAGGCGCCGCCGCGCCTCGCCTCGCTGGCTTACGACGCCACCGCGCTGGCCGCCGTGCTGGCGCGGCAGGCGCCCGAGGGCGAGCGCACGGGGCCGTCGGTCTACGCCGCCGACCGCCTTACCCAGCGCAGCGGCTTCGCCGGGGTGGACGGGCTGTTCCGCCTCTCCCCCGACGGCATGGTGGAGCGCCGCTATGCCGTGATGGAGATGCAGCGCAACGAACTGAAGGTGTTGGACCCGGCGCCCGATTCCTTCCGCGCGGTGACGAACTAG
- a CDS encoding metallopeptidase family protein: protein MARFHDVDRFTTPPDLADLEALAREATALIPEELRRWVENVTVRVEDFPDDDTMEELGLETPFDILGLYRGVNLLRKSTQDSPQDLDTIYLFRRPILDYWCESGEDLRELVRHVLIHEVGHHFGFSDEDMERIEQQPSSR, encoded by the coding sequence ATGGCACGATTCCACGACGTCGACCGCTTCACCACGCCGCCCGATCTGGCCGACCTCGAAGCCCTCGCGCGCGAGGCCACGGCCCTGATCCCCGAGGAGCTGCGGCGCTGGGTGGAGAACGTCACCGTGCGTGTGGAGGACTTCCCCGACGACGACACCATGGAGGAGTTGGGCCTGGAGACGCCCTTCGACATCCTCGGCCTCTACCGCGGCGTCAACCTGCTGCGCAAATCCACGCAGGACTCGCCGCAGGACCTCGACACGATCTACCTCTTCCGCCGCCCCATCCTCGACTACTGGTGCGAAAGCGGCGAAGACCTGCGCGAACTCGTGCGCCACGTCCTCATCCACGAGGTGGGCCACCACTTCGGCTTCTCCGACGAGGACATGGAGCGCATCGAACAGCAGCCGTCGTCGCGGTAA
- a CDS encoding asparaginase, with amino-acid sequence MPAPERDSASAPNPVCVEVTRGARVESRHRAAVAVVDTDGRVVLRAGAVEAPVYPRSAIKPLQALPLVESGAAEALDVGDAELAVACGSHAGAREHVETVEGWLHRLGLGGGDLVCNAAAPPLERLRDNCSGKHAGFLALARHLGAPTAGYAAFEHPVQQRVLGVLEQMTGLGDLTAHARATDGCGVPTIAFPLGNLALAMARLGDPDDQPDRRIAACARIRRAMAAHPAMVAGRGRAVTRVLDRLGEGAIVKGGAEGVMAGCCPDLGLGFAVKVDDGAARAANAIALALLDRLQRLTDADREALTDLLEPPVTTRAGERVGTIRCTAPWDG; translated from the coding sequence ATGCCCGCCCCTGAGCGCGATTCCGCAAGCGCCCCCAACCCCGTCTGCGTCGAGGTCACGCGCGGCGCGCGCGTGGAGAGCCGCCACCGCGCCGCCGTCGCCGTCGTCGACACCGACGGCCGCGTGGTGCTGCGCGCCGGCGCGGTGGAAGCGCCCGTCTACCCCCGCTCCGCCATCAAGCCCTTGCAGGCTCTGCCGCTGGTGGAATCGGGCGCGGCCGAGGCGCTGGACGTCGGCGACGCCGAGCTGGCGGTCGCCTGCGGCAGCCACGCCGGCGCGCGCGAGCACGTGGAAACGGTCGAGGGCTGGCTGCACCGGCTCGGCCTCGGCGGCGGCGATCTGGTCTGCAACGCGGCCGCGCCGCCCCTGGAGCGGCTGCGCGACAACTGCTCGGGCAAGCACGCCGGCTTCCTGGCGCTCGCCCGGCACCTGGGCGCGCCGACCGCGGGCTACGCGGCCTTCGAGCACCCGGTGCAGCAGCGCGTCCTGGGCGTGCTGGAGCAGATGACGGGGCTGGGCGACCTGACGGCCCACGCCCGCGCCACCGACGGCTGCGGCGTGCCCACGATCGCCTTCCCGCTCGGCAACCTGGCGCTGGCGATGGCGCGCCTGGGCGACCCCGACGACCAGCCCGACCGGCGCATCGCCGCCTGCGCCCGCATCCGGCGGGCCATGGCGGCGCACCCGGCGATGGTCGCGGGCCGGGGACGCGCGGTGACGCGCGTGCTCGACCGGCTGGGCGAGGGCGCGATCGTCAAGGGCGGCGCCGAGGGCGTGATGGCCGGCTGTTGCCCCGACCTGGGCCTGGGCTTCGCGGTCAAGGTGGACGACGGCGCGGCGCGGGCGGCGAACGCGATCGCGCTCGCCCTGCTGGACCGGCTTCAGCGCCTCACCGACGCGGACCGCGAAGCGCTGACGGACCTGCTGGAACCGCCGGTCACCACCCGCGCGGGCGAGCGCGTCGGCACGATCCGCTGCACCGCGCCGTGGGACGGGTGA
- a CDS encoding invasion associated locus B family protein, translated as MKAKLVAAVAGLLLGAAVLPGRVDAQDIRRLGTFDHWSAYTYTEDGNKVCYQASQPQKDEGDYDQRGDIYAMVTHRPAKGTQDVVSFVIGYPFKKDSRVKVTIDGEKTFTLFTHKDTAWAPDSQTDSALVEAMVSGGTMVVEGTSDKGTETTDTYSLIGFTDAHNAINEACNVN; from the coding sequence GTGAAAGCGAAGCTCGTCGCCGCCGTCGCCGGCCTGCTCCTGGGCGCGGCGGTTCTTCCCGGCCGCGTTGATGCGCAGGACATCCGCCGCCTGGGCACCTTCGACCACTGGAGCGCCTACACCTACACCGAGGACGGCAACAAGGTGTGCTATCAGGCGAGCCAGCCGCAGAAGGACGAGGGCGATTACGACCAGCGCGGCGACATCTACGCCATGGTCACCCACCGGCCGGCGAAGGGCACGCAGGACGTGGTCAGCTTCGTCATCGGCTATCCGTTCAAGAAGGACAGCCGCGTGAAGGTGACGATCGACGGCGAGAAGACCTTCACCCTCTTCACCCACAAGGACACCGCCTGGGCGCCGGATTCGCAGACGGACTCGGCGCTGGTGGAGGCGATGGTTTCCGGTGGTACGATGGTGGTCGAGGGCACCTCGGACAAAGGCACCGAGACGACGGACACCTACTCCCTCATCGGCTTCACCGACGCGCACAACGCCATCAACGAGGCGTGCAACGTCAACTGA